A stretch of the Jeotgalibacillus haloalkalitolerans genome encodes the following:
- the glpX gene encoding class II fructose-bisphosphatase: MERSLSMELVRVTEAAALSSARWMGRGLKNEADDAATTAMRDVFDTIPMKGTVVIGEGEMDEAPMLYIGEKLGTGYGPRLDVAVDPLEGTNIVASGGWNALAVLAVADHGNLLNAPDMYMDKIAVGPEAVGCIDINAPVIDNLRAVAKAKNKDIEDVVATILNRERHAKIIEELRAAGARIKLIGDGDVAGAINTAFDTTGVDILFGSGGAPEGVIAAVGLKCLGGEIQGRLLPQNEEEAERCKAMNIDVSQVLRMEDLVRGDDAIFAATGVTDGELLKGVQFKGTYGETDSLVMRAKSGTVRFIKGTHSLKKKPNLVMK; encoded by the coding sequence ATGGAACGCAGTTTATCAATGGAGCTTGTACGGGTTACAGAAGCAGCAGCATTATCATCAGCAAGATGGATGGGTCGCGGTTTGAAAAATGAAGCAGACGATGCAGCAACGACTGCTATGCGCGATGTATTCGATACGATTCCGATGAAGGGTACAGTGGTCATCGGTGAAGGTGAAATGGATGAAGCACCAATGCTTTATATTGGTGAAAAACTTGGTACAGGCTATGGTCCCCGCCTTGATGTAGCAGTTGATCCGCTGGAAGGCACGAACATTGTCGCTTCAGGCGGCTGGAATGCACTTGCGGTTCTCGCAGTTGCGGATCATGGGAACTTACTAAACGCACCTGACATGTATATGGATAAAATTGCAGTCGGGCCGGAAGCAGTAGGCTGTATTGATATTAATGCACCGGTCATTGACAACCTGAGAGCAGTAGCAAAAGCGAAAAATAAGGACATTGAAGATGTGGTTGCGACGATTTTAAATCGTGAGCGACATGCGAAAATTATCGAAGAGCTGCGTGCAGCAGGTGCCCGCATCAAGCTGATTGGTGATGGAGACGTTGCAGGCGCAATTAATACAGCGTTCGATACGACCGGTGTAGACATTCTTTTCGGATCAGGCGGAGCGCCAGAAGGTGTAATCGCTGCAGTTGGACTAAAGTGTCTGGGCGGTGAAATCCAGGGGCGCCTGCTTCCGCAAAATGAAGAAGAAGCAGAACGCTGTAAAGCAATGAACATTGATGTCAGCCAGGTCCTGCGTATGGAAGACCTCGTCCGCGGTGACGATGCAATCTTTGCAGCAACTGGTGTGACAGATGGCGAACTCCTTAAAGGCGTTCAGTTCAAAGGTACATACGGAGAAACCGATTCTCTCGTTATGCGTGCAAAATCCGGCACTGTTCGCTTCATCAAAGGCACACACAGCCTGAAAAAGAAGCCGAACCTTGTCATGAAGTAA